One Sporosarcina sp. FSL W8-0480 genomic window, CAGGTCCTTTAAATGGATTTTCGCATCTTTAACGGCTATCAAAAGGCTTTTCATTCTTCTTCCTCCTATTCACGCAAAGACCGTCCAGTCAATTGCAAAAATAATGTCTCTAAATTCGCTTCCTGAAGCTTCAAATTGTGAATAGCCACTTCCGACCGTCCTGCAAGCAGAATCACATCCGCCACAATTTCCATTTTTGATTGCAAATGAACATCGATTTCCTCATGGCGCACGATTACTCTTTCCACTCCATCCAACCGTTTTAGACTTTCTATAAATGAAGGGCGTAGCGAATCCACCGTTAGTTTCAATACGGTGCCTCCTGCCAATCTATTGCTCAAATCTCTTTTCGTACCGCTTACGATGAGCTTCCCCTCATCGATTATCGCAATCCGCCTGCAAAGGTACTCTACCTCTTCCATGTAGTGGCTTGTGTAAATGACTGTCATACCCTGCCCATTCAATGATTTGACCGTTTCCAAAATATGATTCCTTGATTGAGGGTCAATGCCGACTGTCGGTTCATCCATGATGAGGAGCTGCGGACGATGCATGAGAGCAGCCCCTATATTAATGCGCCGCTTCATACCGCCTGAAAAAGTATCGATACGCCCTTTCGCCCGTTCGGTTAGTCCGACAATCTCTAACACTTCTTTTGCTCTGGCTTTGGCGACTTTTCCAGAAAGACCGTACATTTTCCCCCAAAAAACAAGATTATCGAGCGCTGACATTGTTGGATAAAGCGCAATATCCTGCGGCACGACCCCTATTATCTGTTTAATGTCCTTCAAATTTTTCCCGACCTGTTTTCCGGCCACAAGAATCTCCCCTGATTCGGACGGAACGAGTCCGCAAATCATAGAAATAAGTGTAGACTTTCCTGCCCCATTCGGTCCTAACAATCCAAACGATTCACCTTTCTCGACTTGAAATGAAACCCCCTTGATGACTTCATGCGCACCGAAACTCTTTTTTACATTCGAAAGTGTAAGCATTATCTGTAGCCTCCTTCTTTCCTTTATCTTATTGTGGAAGCTTCAACTTTTCATCGAGCGTGAGGTAGATTTTGAAGGCATAAAAAAAACGGCATTGATATGCCGCTTTTCATAGGTCTATGAAAAAAGTAATGTTAAAACGTGGTAATGCCATAACGGACAGCATAAATGGCTGCCTGTGTCCGGTCACGAAGTCCAAGCTTTTGAATTACATTGGAGACATGATTTTTGACCGTCCCTTCGGTAATGAATAATGCATCCGCAATTTCCCGATTGTTCAGCCCTTCTCCTAAATGGGTCAATACCTCTACTTCCCGATCTGATAACTCCTTAAGCTTTGCAGGCAATTCCGCTGTGTTTGTTTGATTGTGCCCCCTCAGCTCTGTCAGTACTTGTGAGGTGAATTCCTTCGGTAGGACAACACCGCCATGATGGACCGTAAGAATCGCCTGAACAATCGTATCCGTCGGCATATCCTTCAGTAAATATCCGCTCGCCCCTTCTTCAAGCGCGTCGAAAATGTATTCACTATCATTGAACGTCGTCAGTATCAATACTTTCACATCTTGAAGAGAATCCTTTATAAGTCTTGTTCCTTCAACCCCATTCACCTTAGGCATCCGAATATCCATTAAAACAATATCTGGC contains:
- a CDS encoding ABC transporter ATP-binding protein — its product is MLTLSNVKKSFGAHEVIKGVSFQVEKGESFGLLGPNGAGKSTLISMICGLVPSESGEILVAGKQVGKNLKDIKQIIGVVPQDIALYPTMSALDNLVFWGKMYGLSGKVAKARAKEVLEIVGLTERAKGRIDTFSGGMKRRINIGAALMHRPQLLIMDEPTVGIDPQSRNHILETVKSLNGQGMTVIYTSHYMEEVEYLCRRIAIIDEGKLIVSGTKRDLSNRLAGGTVLKLTVDSLRPSFIESLKRLDGVERVIVRHEEIDVHLQSKMEIVADVILLAGRSEVAIHNLKLQEANLETLFLQLTGRSLRE
- a CDS encoding response regulator transcription factor, coding for MIKIMIVDDQPLVREGLSTLLGLRPEIEVVGTAMDGKDAMEKALKLRPDIVLMDIRMPKVNGVEGTRLIKDSLQDVKVLILTTFNDSEYIFDALEEGASGYLLKDMPTDTIVQAILTVHHGGVVLPKEFTSQVLTELRGHNQTNTAELPAKLKELSDREVEVLTHLGEGLNNREIADALFITEGTVKNHVSNVIQKLGLRDRTQAAIYAVRYGITTF